The genomic DNA ATTCATTTCTATTTTCACCAACTAATAAAACTCCTAAACCATGCCAAAATTTAAATTCAAATCCCGGATATTTTTTTAATATTTCTTCCCAAAATTTATAAACTCCAAAATCTTTTTTTTTCTCAAATGTGTCATGGAAAATAACAACTCCCCTATCTGACAGCTTTGGAAACCACACTTCAAAATCATGTTTTACAGCTTCATATGTATGAAGTCCGTCTATATGTAATAAATCTACTGAACCATTTTCAAAGCTTTCAGCAGCTTCATCAAATGTCATTTTTTTTAAAAAAGTAAACTCTGGATAATTTTCATCAATATAATCTTTTAATTCAATATATATCTCATCGCCATAATAACCGGCCTGATGGTCACCACTCCAAGTATCCACCGCATACGCTTTCGTCTGCAAATTATTCTCCAGAATAGATTGACTAAAAGTTAAAAATGACATTCCTTTATGAGTCCCCAATTCAACAAATACTTTTGGATTTAATTCTGTTATTAACCAAGAACCAAAGGGCACATGACCTATCCATGAACTTCCTCTAAAATCTAATTTTTTAGGCTTTATAAAAGCTGAAGTATTTTTTATTTCCATTTATTAATCTCCTAACGAATTTCCTAGTCTACTATCTTCAGACCATTTATGCGGTATCATAAATGTTCCTTCACCATCATAGTTACTCTCTATCATAAATTCCTTCACTTTTGAGATATATTGAATTGGAACTGTTGCTGTTGATTCAAACAATGCACAATCAAAATAGTACATCCCTCCAAATACTAATACTCCCATCTCATATGTTAAATAATATTTATTTTCCCCTTTTTTCCAAGGAATTTCTTTTTTATCCAACAATGTATTTAAACCACATATATATTTATTATCTATGCTCTTTATTGCGACTCCTAAAACCGGATCTTCTATATCTTCATCGTATACTTCATATGTGACTTCTACTTTTAGAACATCGTATTTTCTAAATTTTTCTTTTTCAATTCCATCAATGCTAAGCATTTTAAAACTTTTTATCTCCGCTATATTTCTGACATTAATTTCCTCTATATTTTTTTCAATTTCTTCTTGAGTTTCCATTCCTTGAGTAGCCTCTTCAAATTTCAAAAAGTCTAAATATCTGTCTGTTACATAGTTAATATCTCCGTCCAACTCTACCTTTCCATCTTTTAGCCATACTGCCCTAGTACAAAAACGTTTTATCGTATTTATATCATGCGAAACAAACAGTATAGTTACCCCTTTTTTCATCATTTCTTTCATTTTAGTTATACATTTCATTTGAAATCTCATATCACCAACAGCTAGTATTTCATCAACTATCAATATATCCGGATTAACATTAATCGAACACGAGAAAGCCAGACGAGCAAACATTCCGCTTGAATACACTTTTACAGGCTGTTCAATAAAATCCCCTATATCTGCAAATTTTATAATATCCGATATTTTATTATTCATTTCTTCTTTAGAGTATCCCATTAATGTTCCATATAAATATATATTTTCACGTCCTGTATATTCCGGATTAAAACCTGCTCCAAGCTCTATCAAAGCTGATATTTTCCCTTCTATATCCAAAGTTCCTGAACTTTGAGTCAATACTCCAGTTATCACTTTTAGTAATGTAGATTTCCCAGCGCCGTTTTTACCCAATAATCCGACAATTTCTCCTTTTCTAACAGATAAATTTATATTATTTAATGCATAAAAATCTTTATGATATTTCTTTTTTTTTAAAAAAAAATTAAGTGCTTCCTTTAATCTATCCTTTTTATTATCATATAATTTATAAATTTTATTGAGCTCTTTCACTTCTATAATATTACTCATTTTTAGTTATGGTGTTCTAAAATTACCACCACAGTCTCCTTCCCTAATTTATCCTTCTATCCTATAGTATTTTTCAAAACTACAACACGTCATTAAAATGTGGTTTTAACTTTCTAAATATTATAGCTCCTGATATAAAGATTATTGAACT from Sebaldella termitidis ATCC 33386 includes the following:
- a CDS encoding ABC transporter ATP-binding protein translates to MSNIIEVKELNKIYKLYDNKKDRLKEALNFFLKKKKYHKDFYALNNINLSVRKGEIVGLLGKNGAGKSTLLKVITGVLTQSSGTLDIEGKISALIELGAGFNPEYTGRENIYLYGTLMGYSKEEMNNKISDIIKFADIGDFIEQPVKVYSSGMFARLAFSCSINVNPDILIVDEILAVGDMRFQMKCITKMKEMMKKGVTILFVSHDINTIKRFCTRAVWLKDGKVELDGDINYVTDRYLDFLKFEEATQGMETQEEIEKNIEEINVRNIAEIKSFKMLSIDGIEKEKFRKYDVLKVEVTYEVYDEDIEDPVLGVAIKSIDNKYICGLNTLLDKKEIPWKKGENKYYLTYEMGVLVFGGMYYFDCALFESTATVPIQYISKVKEFMIESNYDGEGTFMIPHKWSEDSRLGNSLGD